Proteins encoded within one genomic window of Hevea brasiliensis isolate MT/VB/25A 57/8 chromosome 8, ASM3005281v1, whole genome shotgun sequence:
- the LOC110650436 gene encoding uncharacterized protein LOC110650436, with amino-acid sequence MDLARESSMGGGDAEEMDREPSGDIPLMRNPFRRSRFPGMVRQRAYIFDGFGKFYNKEWDLAEGRGNEFCWYHVELPKSNQKLSLSAQCLIDVLCPPLKLQDILSLVSNGPSCNYVDGALVFRVNSAGPPSSDFTFRLAARVTENSVITVSLGRVPRLGFSPMGQSLLSEIPSVETPPHHEGEQKKGGGIVIKEHVLEFLLTMNHSEEADNPVPRAVSNLVVHIIDTHVDQLQDVVTKLEIELDAVEIELDKGSFALKKQMLDDRRFPKMHLNLQRLLQVIAQGEQVFPRVKEKCSSKRWFANKDINSLDELMGRLRRLKENVGFIANRVTAIQAGLDSWQSEQINKKLYYLSFLSIVFLPLSIITGVFGMNVGGVPWTGQKDPELQDGFRNVMLLCLVMLILVLMCFLFPLLYGRLASWRRRWATKRSWSFNRKSFLYKTHGGGEERSGYLRI; translated from the exons ATGGATCTAGCTAGGGAATCTTCAATGGGAGGTGGGGATGCTGAGGAGATGGACAGAGAACCCTCTGGGGACATTCCTCTTATGCGTAACCCCTTTCGACGATCCCGCTTTCCAGGCATGGTGAGACAAAGAGCCTATATATTTGATGGTTTCGGAAAATTTTACAACAAAGAATGGGATCTTGCTGAAGGCAGGGGGAATGAATTCTGTTGGTACCATGTAGAACTTCcaaaaagtaatcagaaacttTCACTATCTGCACAATGCCTAATTGATGTTCTTTGCCCTCCTTTGAAACTCCAAGACATCTTGTCACTAGTTAGCAATGGACCCTCTTGTAATTATGTTGATGGGGCACTTGTGTTTAGAGTTAATTCTGCTGGTCCTCCTTCTAGCGATTTTACATTTAGATTAGCTGCTAGAGTTACTGAGAATTCAGTAATTACTGTGTCATTAGGCCGTGTTCCAAGATTGGGTTTCTCACCAATGGGTCAATCTCTACTCTCGGAGATTCCTAGCGTGGAGACTCCCCCTCACCACGAAGGGGAGCAAAAGAAGGGGGGTGGAATTGTGATTAAGGAGCATGTTCTTGAGTTCTTACTAACAATGAACCACTCTGAGGAGGCTGATAATCCTGTTCCAAGAGCTGTCTCAAACCTTGTTGTTCACATTATTGACACACATGTAGATCAACTTCAGGATGTTGTGACTAAACTTGAGATAGAGCTAGATGCTGTGGAGATCGAACTTGACAAAG GTAGTTTTGCTTTGAAGAAACAAATGCTAGATGATAGAAGATTCCCCAAAATGCATCTTAATCTGCAGCGTCTGCTGCAG GTGATTGCACAAGGGGAGCAAGTATTTCCTCGAGTAAAAGAAAAATGCTCTTCAAAGAGATGGTTTGCCAATAAAGACATTAACTCCCTAGATGAGTTAATGGGACGGCTGAGGAGGCTAAAAGAGAATGTGGGGTTTATTGCAAATCGTGTCACAGCAATTCAGGCAGGTCTGGATAGCTGGCAGTCGGAGCAAATAAATAAGAAACTGTATTATCTTTCATTCCTTTCAATTGTATTCCTTCCATTGTCTATAATTACTGGAG TGTTTGGCATGAATGTTGGGGGAGTTCCATGGACAGGACAAAAGGACCCAGAATTGCAAGATGGTTTCCGTAATGTCATGTTGCTCTGTCTGGTAATGCTAATTCTCGTGCTTATGTGTTTCCTTTTCCCTTTACTTTACGGTCGATTAGCTTCTTGGAGGAGGAGGTGGGCTACAAAAAGAAGCTGGTCCTTCAACAGGAAGTCATTTCTCTACAAAACCCATGGAGGCGGTGAAGAAAGAAGCGGTTACCTTCGCATTTGA
- the LOC110650435 gene encoding heat shock 70 kDa protein, mitochondrial, with protein MATAALIRSLRRRDVASAPVSAYKCLTGNLKPSWSPSNLGHNWASLSRAFSAKPAGNDVIGIDLGTTNSCVAVMEGKNPKVIENSEGSRTTPSVVAFNQKGELLVGTPAKRQAVTNPTNTLFGTKRLIGRKFDDPQTQKEMKMVPYKIVRAPNGDAWVEANGQQYSPSQIGAFVLTKMKETAEAYLGKTVTKAVVTVPAYFNDAQRQATKDAGRISGLDVQRIINEPTAAALSYGMNNKEGLIAVFDLGGGTFDVSILEISNGVFEVKATNGDTFLGGEDFDNALLEFLVSEFKRTEGIDLTKDRLALQRLREAAEKAKIELSSTAQTEINLPFITADASGAKHLNITLTRSKFESLVNHLIERTRNPCKNCLKDAGISTKDVDEVLLVGGMTRVPKVQEVVAEIFGKSPSKGVNPDEAVAMGAAIQGGILRGDVKELLLLDVTPLSLGIETLGGIFTRLINRNTTIPTKKSQVFSTAADNQTQVGIKVLQGEREMASDNKLLGEFELMGIPPAPRGMPQIEVTFDIDANGIVTVSAKDKSTGKEQQITIRSSGGLSEDEIEKMVKEAEQFAQKDQERKSLIDIKNSADTTIYSIEKSLGDYRDKIPAEVAKEIEDAVADLRKAMAGDNIEEIKSKLDSANKAVSKIGEHMSKGSGGDSASGGSQGGEQASEAEYEEVKK; from the exons ATGGCCACTGCTGCTCTTATCCGTTCGTTGCGACGTCGTGATGTTGCCTCTGCCCCTGTTTCTGCTTACAAATGT TTGACTGGCAATTTGAAACCATCATGGTCCCCTTCTAACCTGGGTCATAATTGGGCAAGTTTGTCAAGAGCTTTCAG TGCAAAACCGGCTGGCAATGATGTTATTGGTATCGACTTGGGTACCACTAATTCATGTGTTGCTGTCATGGAGGGGAAG AATCCCAAAGTCATTGAAAATTCTGAAGGATCTAGGACCACCCCTTCAGTGGTTGCCTTCAATCAGAAGGGAGAGCTACTTGTGGGTACTCCAGCAAAGCGACAAGCTGTGACCAATCCTACCAACACACTTTTTGGAACTAAGCGTTTGATTGGTAGAAAGTTTGATGATCCACAGACCCAGAAAGAGATGAAAATGGTTCCATACAAGATAGTTAGGGCACCAAATGGAGATGCATGGGTGGAGGCCAATGGGCAGCAGTATTCCCCTAGTCAAATTGGTGCTTTTGTTTTGACCAAGATGAAAGAAACTGCAGAGGCTTACCTTGGAAAAACAGTTACAAAAGCTGTTGTCACTGTACCAGCCTATTTCAATGATGCTCAAAGACAAGCAACAAAGGATGCTGGGAGAATTTCTGGCCTTGATGTGCAAAGAATCATTAATGAGCCTACTGCTGCTGCGCTCTCTTATGGTATGAACAACAAGGAGGGTCTAATAGCAGTTTTTGACCTTGGTGGTGGAACATTTGATGTCTCAATTTTAGAGATCTCCAATGGTGTttttgag GTGAAAGCAACAAATGGTGACACATTCTTGGGAGGAGAGGACTTTGACAATGCTCTGCTGGAGTTCTTAGTGAGTGAATTCAAGAGAACTGAGGGCATTGATCTCACAAAGGACAGGCTGGCTCTGCAGAGGCTTCGTGAAGCAGCAGAAAAGGCCAAGATAGAGCTCTCATCAACAGCCCAGACTGAAATCAACTTGCCATTTATCACAGCTGATGCATCTGGTGCAAAGCATCTAAACATTACTCTAACCAGATCCAAATTCGAAAGTTTGGTAAATCACTTGATTGAAAGGACCAGGAATCCATGCAAGAACTGTTTGAAGGATGCTGGCATATCCACCAAAGATGTTGATGAGGTTCTCCTTGTTGGAGGAATGACTCGTGTGCCCAAGGTTCAAGAAGTTGTAGCAGAGATCTTTGGAAAGAGCCCGAGCAAAGGAGTAAATCCTGATGAAGCAGTTGCTATGGGAGCTGCAATTCAAGGTGGTATTCTTCGTGGAGATGTCAAAGAGTTGCTGCTCCTGGATGTTACTCCTCTATCCCTTGGTATTGAGACTCTTGGTGGGATATTCACAAGGTTGATCAACAGGAACACAACAATTCCTACTAAGAAGAGTCAG GTCTTCTCTACAGCCGCTGATAACCAGACCCAGGTTGGTATCAAGGTACTCCAAGGTGAGCGTGAAATGGCATCTGACAACAAgctattgggagagtttgaactTATGGGTATTCCACCAGCACCAAGGGGTATGCCTCAGATTGAGGTGACTTTTGATATTGATGCCAATGGTATTGTCACTGTTTCAGCCAAGGACAAGTCCACTGGAAAAGAACAACAGATCACCATCCGATCATCTGGTGGTCTTTCAGAGGATGAAATTGAGAAGATGGTCAAGGAGGCTGAGCAATTTGCTCAGAAGGATCAGGAAAGAAAGTCTTTGATTGACATCAAAAATAGTGCAGACACCACAATCTACAGCATAGAGAAAAGTTTGGGTGATTATAGGGACAAGATTCCTGCTGAAGTTGCAAAGGAGATTGAGGATGCTGTTGCAGACTTGAGGAAGGCAATGGCTGGAGATAATATTGAAGAGATCAAATCCAAACTTGATTCTGCAAACAAAGCCGTGTCAAAGATTGGAGAGCATATGTCCAAGGGCAGTGGTGGGGATTCTGCATCTGGGGGTTCTCAGGGTGGCGAACAGGCTTCCGAGGCCGAGTATGAGGAGGTGAAGAAGTGA